In Doryrhamphus excisus isolate RoL2022-K1 chromosome 7, RoL_Dexc_1.0, whole genome shotgun sequence, one genomic interval encodes:
- the col7a1l gene encoding collagen alpha-1(VII) chain isoform X4, translating to MGHSSVCFFLLFLCLHQRSVTAQAEACRTAVQADLVFLVDESWTVGQSGFSRVKDFISAMASSFKDSVIGPEGVRFGVTVFGDVPRMRIALTDYSSLEEVLGAIRNLPYEGGSRKTGVALQFLVDRVFSAAISRDHAPKVAVLITNGPSDDPIDAAAREVADHGISLYAVGVSGSHVSELRTVVSQPHEEHLLHGADFSLLETLLPKLSRRVCFTASEPPRPVKTHQPVEEPIVGPKDLQVSELAYGSLRLTWTPATGDVAGYRVLVVPLSSRGQPVQSQQRLINLKPDVTTVMVAELDAETSYSLSVYAVYPSLIGESVTTTALTTPLPRVLNFRVIEEGLFSLRLGWTPPLGKLNGFKIFIPRSNRPGFAYEQLLPGDASSHVIDSLEEDKKYTVSICAVYPQGSSEPVSTAGRTLKLIPVQELLVQNATTDTVQARWTSVRGATGYRLTWASPDGHIENINLRDAFSFYMIQGLHAGTEYTITMNPIFGDMEGPVTSTKVKTLENSAVQTLKVSAVSTSAAVITWNGVPGATGYRLAWGPTAEFVGRDRPRQLALNGTTAEYQLKNLAHDTEYALTLYVLFGSVVGPGITATFRTSPLGYVSTFEVTSYTSSSIGVRWSPIVGATEYKLSWNTDYSSPQSRYLDHSVLVYHIQDLNPQSTYTITVRALYGNTEGPEISLTQLTAADPDAEPLPAVKEVKVVDTGVDSVTLSWRTTPAASGYKVSWIHFTGGEEKSKVVPADVTLFTIKNLRQGSAYKIQVSSVAGSREGSSVLVTARTLELPRVNGFTAMNTTDSGTVLNWTRVADVSGYLLSWRHISVFETKKETLGPGFTSFKVSNLLYGRTYIFSIRPLYGKVEGPVSTVYQRIVGQHPPTSQPATVAPHVTANTTVPLMATRGTKNPVYMPPIQPNTTKRTPSHHKATTPQSTTASSETTAQLNSKPDCSTSKVDLVFLVDESSSIGANNFNKMKDFIFRVTTYFPVVGPQGIQIAVVHFSDEPRIQFQLNDHKDRNSVLRALRGLPYGGGNTRTGKGISYVLQELFQESLGMRRGVAHVLVLITDGKAQDDAVPPSRIARALGVSVLAVGVANADLQELRSIVTPSSYKNIFYAPTFDDFPFMEREFLGSICSEELFSEFNLHDDEKLTQLDTPTDDPPQPPCPSHCVKGQKGEKGGSPGLGGLQFRQIPGPYDPFTSTKGEKGEKGPPGTDGIPGLPGRPGRTGPPGSGGQRGPPGVPGDTGAPGLTGPKGQRGERGEPGYVIAGPDANFIPGRKGEPGSSGPPGIPGAIGVPGPPGVSAKGDNGEPGEKGLRGKPGTKGDKGEEGNHGIAGLPGPMGADGVAGLPGQKGEKGVDGAGVQGAPGPRGEPGEKGNVGATGPVGPKGDLGEQGVQGAIGPRGKKGLKGEQGDKGEQGERGPAGPLGPTGPVGLKGDQGPRGAPGDPAKGFIGLSGKKGIRGDVGPVGATGPQGIKGEQGDKGEKGSPGFGIPGQRGPKGDNGDRGNVGLSGKPGPKGQDGSKGDKGDVGSPGTPGQPGLRGKDGGHGSTGQQGIKGEQGLLGQPGDRGLRGPLGLPGQPGDQGKKGDTGNAGPAGRDGQKGEKGQPGKPGPPGTQPVGDSILTRVIKGEAGEPGSKGETGLPGPRGPEGKPGLPGSSLGGSGRDGLDGSPGEPGMKGQKGETGAKGERGEQGRIGIAGMPGLPGTPGRPGIDGKRGLPGKDGERGIKGEEGKQGHKGDTGLNGKDGSKGEPGAPGLPGKQVLVTAEGATIAETRQAFPIPMGPPGAPGSPGMKGDKGDVGMKGEQGDAGVPGKSPEMKDLEVMFEAYGIKLPLLKALMETLLQGGIEELLHALGSFKKTKTSEESQTSNIISEYTSSMKADLSSRDAIEGFELDQPTKDSWNDTAEGPTILTMAPPKEQVEELDAMLNVTKEETTVNQTSLLNANSTFNYTTNQKGPGNVTLAQVNPGRKSAGHKRQNRERGKGKGNKRRHKRQRHRLTSEEPEKEAEEFHDSEDYDQEEEEEEDEASLPTPPLSTQEADKTDLIINTSGGRRRRHIELEDEHPVEDVYQEEHPPPDDEEWSGNWEEDVDREEAEMTREEWDRRQGEEEPEHPYPYPPEYLYLKGQPGEDGKQGPKGGVGEKGQKGEPGIGHRGPEGQAGPPGNKGEPGEMGPPGAQGIQGILGSPGIQGPSGVKGPPGDPGEPGREGERGRRGKNGTPGAPGLAGAAGPDGPPGVPGMKGEKGDSVPGEPGPQGLSGFPGKKGDPGSPGASGAPGTIGVKGARGYKGVKGERGLPGVRGERGSTLQVQGPRGFKGAKGDAGERGSPGFDGDKGEKGEDGPPGVKGLKGDAGIKGMMGRFGPRGPVGQKGDPGEPGINGAMGDNGVDGVNGGKGDKGDTGLQGHRGQQGGAGGVGSPGDKGVKGEKGFRGVPGHFGNPGSDGEKGDGGTPGTPGIPGLSGLPGRKGDKGNAGTNGINGDPGGKGIKGATGFPGFPGFKGSAGKPGKDGNRGPPGTPGLRGDTGPKV from the exons G TCGAAGAGCCTATAGTGGGTCCCAAAGATCTACAGGTCAGCGAGCTGGCCTATGGGTCCCTGAGACTGACATGGACCCCAGCCACAGGGGACGTCGCAGGGTATCGAGTCCTGGTGGTCCCTCTCAGCTCCAGAGGACAGCCTGTCCAATCGCAGCAGAGACTG ATCAACCTAAAGCCAGATGTGACAACGGTCATGGTGGCGGAGCTGGATGCAGAAACGTCTTATTCTCTGAGCGTGTATGCCGTGTATCCCAGCCTCATTGGAGAGTCTGTGACTACCACCGCCCTGACAA CGCCATTGCCCCGAGTGCTAAACTTCCGTGTGATTGAAGAAGGCCTCTTCTCACTCCGTTTGGGCTGGACGCCTCCTCTGGGAAAGCTCAACGGATTCAAGATCTTCATCCCGAGAT CCAACCGACCAGGATTTGCGTACGAGCAGCTTCTTCCGGGAGATGCCTCCTCTCACGTGATTGACAGCCTGGAGGAGGACAAGAAGTACACCGTCAGTATTTGTGCAGTTTACCCACAGGGATCGAGTGAACCGGTTTCCACAGCAGGAAGGACAT TAAAGCTGATTCCAGTTCAGGAGCTCCTGGTCCAGAACGCCACCACTGACACTGTCCAGGCCAGATGGACATCAGTCAGAGGCGCGACAGGATACCGTCTTACCTGGGCCTCGCCAG ACGGCCACATCGAGAACATTAACCTCAGGGACGCCTTTAGCTTCTACATGATCCAGGGCCTCCACGCGGGCACCGAGTACACCATCACTATGAATCCCATCTTTGGAGACATGGAGGGGCCGGTCACGTCCACTAAAGTCAAGACAT tggaAAACAGCGCGGTGCAAACCCTGAAGGTATCAGCAGTGAGCACCAGCGCCGCCGTCATTACGTGGAACGGCGTCCCAGGGGCCACAGGATACCGCCTGGCTTGGGGACCCACCGCAG AGTTTGTCGGTCGGGACCGCCCCAGGCAGTTGGCTCTGAACGGCACCACTGCAGAGTACCAGCTGAAGAACCTCGCCCATGACACCGAGTATGCGCTTACTCTCTATGTGCTCTTCGGGTCTGTGGTCGGGCCCGGGATCACTGCTACCTTCCGAACTT CTCCTCTTGGATACGTGTCCACTTTTGAGGTGACGTCTTACACCAGCTCCTCCATTGGTGTGCGGTGGAGTCCAATAGTGGGCGCTACTGAGTACAAACTCTCTTGGAACActg ACTACAGCAGCCCCCAGTCTCGCTACTTGGACCACAGTGTTCTGGTCTATCACATCCAGGACTTGAACCCACAGTCCACTTACACAATCACAGTCCGTGCGTTATACGGCAACACGGAGGGGCCAGAAATCTCCTTAACTCAACTCACAG CTGCTGACCCGGACGCAGAACCACTCCCGGCAGTGAAGGAGGTCAAGGTTGTGGACACTGGCGTCGACTCCGTCACCCTGTCCTGGAGGACCACGCCTGCTGCATCCGGGTATAAGGTCTCCTGGATTCACTTCACGG GGGGGGAAGAAAAGTCCAAGGTTGTACCTGCTGATGTTACACTCTTCACTATTAAGAACCTACGCCAGGGCTCGGCTTACAAGATCCAAGTGTCCTCCGTAGCGGGCAGCCGGGAGGGAAGTTCTGTCCTGGTCACAGCACGCACTT TGGAGCTTCCGAGAGTGAACGGTTTCACGGCAATGAACACGACAGACAGCGGTACAGTTCTAAACTGGACGCGTGTGGCTGATGTCTCCGGGTACCTTCTTAGCTGGCGGCACATCTCAG TGTTTGAGACTAAAAAAGAGACGCTGGGTCCTGGTTTCACCTCCTTTAAAGTCAGCAATCTCTTATATGGCAGAACCTATATTTTCTCCATTAGGCCTTTGTATGGGAAAGTGGAGGGGCCGGTTAGCACTGTTTACCAGCGAATCG TGGGACAGCATCCTCCAACATCCCAGCCAGCAACAGTTGCTCCTCATGTCACAGCCAACACCACAGTTCCTCTGATGGCAACAAGGGGCACCAAAAACCCTGTTTATATGCCACCAATTCAACCCAATACCACGAAGAGGACTCCAAGTCATCACAAAGCAACCACACCCCAGTCAACCACAGCTAGCAGCGAGACCACGGCACAACTAAACTCAAAACCAG ATTGCAGCACGAGCAAAGTAGACCTGGTGTTCCTGGTGGATGAGTCGTCCAGCATCGGTGCAAACAACTTCAACAAGATGAAGGACTTCATATTCCGAGTGACAACCTATTTCCCTGTCGTTGGCCCTCAAGGCATACAA ATAGCCGTGGTTCACTTCAGCGACGAGCCCCGAATCCAATTCCAACTCAACGATCACAAAGACCGGAACTCTGTGCTCAGGGCGCTGAGGGGGTTACCCTATGGGGGGGGCAACACCAGGACAG GAAAAGGCATCAGCTACGTCCTGCAGGAACTGTTCCAAGAGTCTCTGGGCATGAGGCGGGGCGTCGCTCATGTTCTGGTTCTCATCACAGACGGAAAGGCCCAGGACGATGCGGTGCCCCCCTCCAGAATCGCAAGAGCTCTGG GTGTCAGCGTTCTGGCGGTGGGTGTGGCCAATGCCGACCTGCAGGAGTTGAGAAGCATTGTGACCCCCAGCAGCTACAAGAACATCTTCTATGCGCCCACCTTCGATGACTTTCCCTTCATGGAGAGAGAATTCCTGGGGAGCATCTGTAGTGAGGAACTCTTCTCTGAGTTCAACCTGCATGATGATGAGAAG TTGACTCAGCTGGACACACCCACTGATGACCCACCTCAGCCTCCTTGCCCCTCCCACTGTGTCAAG GGCCAGAAAGGAGAAAAG GGAGGCAGTCCTGGTCTTGGAGGTCTG caATTCAGGCAAATTCCCGGACCGTATGATCCGTTTACTTCCACCAAGGGGGAGAAAGGTGAAAAG GGGCCTCCTGGAACAGATGGCATTCCTGGCTTGCCTGGACGGCCTGGAAGAACCGGACCCCCAGGTTCCGGTGGCCAGCGG GGCCCCCCAGGGGTGCCAGGTGATACG GGTGCTCCTGGTCTTACTGGTCCAAAGGGCCAAAGGGGGGAGAGA GGAGAACCTGGTTATGTCATCGCAGGCCCTGATGCAAACTTCATCCCCGGGAGAAAAGGGGAACCAGGATCCTCA GGACCTCCAGGTATACCAGGAGCCATAGGAGTTCCAGGTCCACCGGGAGTGTCTGCcaag GGCGATAATGGAGAACCAGGAGAAAAG GGTTTACGTGGGAAGCCGGGTACTAAGGGTGACAAAGGAGAAGAAGGAAACCAT GGTATAGCAGGCTTGCCTGGCCCAATGGGTGCCGATGGTGTAGCAGGCTTACCGGGTCAGAAAGGAGAGAAG GGTGTAGAtggagccggtgttcagggtgCTCCGGGTCCTCGTGGAGAACCAGGAGAGAAG GGAAATGTGGGCGCCACAGGACCGGTGGGCCCAAAG GGTGATCTTGGAGAACAAGGCGTCCAAGGAGCCATCGGACCTCGG GGGAAGAAGGGATTGAAAGGGGAGCAAGGGGACAAG GGGGAACAAGGAGAAAGGGGACCCGCTGGACCACTTGGACCCACA GGGCCAGTCGGCTTAAAGGGAGATCAGGGTCCCAGAGGAGCCCCTGGAGACCCCGCTAAGGGT TTTATTGGACTGAGTGGAAAAAAGGGCATACGG GGAGACGTCGGTCCAGTCGGTGCTACGGGTCCTCAGGGGATAAAGGGTGAACAAGGAGACAAAGGAGAAAAG GGAAGTCCAGGTTTTGGGATTCCGGGGCAGCGTGGACCAAAAGGAGACAATGGGGATAGA GGAAATGTCGGTTTATCTGGAAAACCAGGTCCAAAG GGACAGGACGGCTCTAAAGGCGACAAAGGTGATGTTGGGTCACCAGGAACTCCTGGACAGCCAGGATTAAGAGGTAAAGAT GGAGGACATGGAAGTACAGGACAACAAGGGATAAAG GGAGAACAAGGACTGCTTGGACAACCTGGTGACAGAGGACTCAGG GGACCACTGGGCTTACCAGGACAACCAGGAGACCAGGGCAAGAAAGGGGATACTGGGAATGCTGGTCCAGCA GGTCGTGATGGACAGAAAGGCGAAAAAGGCCAGCCG GGAAAACCTGGACCTCCGGGAACGCAA CCTGTTGGAGACAGCATCCTGACCCGAGTGATTAAG GGTGAGGCGGGGGAGCCAGGTTCGAAGGGAGAGACGGGCCTACCTGGACCAAGA GGTCCGGAGGGTAAACCTGGACTTCCGGGATCTTCTCTG GGGGGTTCTGGAAGAGATGGACTTGATGGTTCGCCAGGAGAACCAGGCATGAAG GGGCAAAAGGGAGAGACCGGCGCG AAAGGAGAACGAGGCGAGCAGGGTCGAATCGGGATTGCGGGAATGCCAGGATTACCAGGAACTCCG GGAAGACCCGGCATCGATGGGAAGCGAGGACTGCCGGGAAAAGAT GGCGAAAGAGGAATAAAAGGAGAGGAAGGCAAACAG GGTCATAAGGGAGACACGGGCTTAAAC GGAAAAGACGGCAGTAAAGGAGAGCCAGGAGCACCAGGGTTGCCTGGAAAACAGGTCCTCGTCACTGCGGAG GGCGCCACCATCGCCGAAACTAGACAAGCCTTTCCCATCCCCATGGGTCCTCCAGGAGCTCCT GGCTCTCCCGGAATGAAG ggggataaaggagaCGTAGGCATGAAAGGAGAACAG GGTGATGCCGGAGTGCCCGGAAAATCACCTGAGATGAAG GATCTTGAAGTGATGTTTGAAGCCTATGGCATCAAG CTGCCTTTGCTGAAGGCTTTGATGGAGACGCTGCTACAGGGCGGCATCGAGGAGCTACTTCACGCATTGGGAAGCTTCAAGAAAACCAAGACAAGCGAAGAATCGCAAACGTCTAACATCATCAGCGAGTACACA AGTTCAATGAAGGCTGACCTTTCCAGTCGAGACGCCATTGAGGGGTTTGAATTGGACCAGCCTACAAAG GATTCCTGGAATGACACTGCAGAGGGTCCAACAATATTGACAATGGCGCCACCGAAAGAACAGGTGGAGGAACTCGATGCAATGCTAAATGTGACCAAAGAGGAGACGACGGTGAATCAAACATCTTTACTCAACGCAAACTCAACTTTTAATTATACTACAAACCAGAAG GGACCAGGAAATGTCACCCTTGCTCAAGTGAACCCTGGGAGGAAAAGCGCAGGACACAAGAGGCAGAACCGGGAACGGGGGAAG GGCAAAGGAAATAAAAGACGACATAAGAGGCAGAGACATCGCCTG ACAAGCGAGGAGCCGGAAAAGGAAGCAGAGGAGTTTCACGACAGTGAAGATTAcgaccaggaggaggaggaggaggag GATGAGGCGTCACTGCCAACCCCTCCACTCAGCACACAGGAAGCAGACAAG ACGGACTTAATCATTAACACAAGCGgagggaggcggcggcggcacaTTGAGTTGGAAGACGAGCATCCGGTTGAGGATGTTTACCAAGAAGAGCACCCTCCGCCTGACGATGAAGAGTGGAGTGGCAACTGGGAGGAAGATGTAGACCGAGAGGAGGCTGAGATGACGAGGGAGGAGTGGGATAGGAGGCAGGGTGAGGAAGAACCCGAACACCCTTACCCGTACCCCCCTGAGTATTTGTACCTCAAG GGGCAGCCAGGGGAGGACGGTAAACAAGGTCCAAAG GGGGGCGTTGGAGAAAAGGGACAAAAG GGAGAGCCAGGCATCGGCCACCGAGGGCCTGAGGGCCAAGCTGGTCCGCCCGGCAACAAG GGGGAACCGGGGGAGATGGGACCGCCTGGTGCTCAGGGCATCCAGGGCATCCTTGGTAGCCCCGGGATTCAGGGTCCCTCAGGCGTCAAGGGCCCGCCAGGGGATCCGGGGGAGCCAGGCAGAGAG GGCGAGCGAGGGAGACGGGGGAAAAACGGGACGCCGGGAGCGCCTGGACTTGCGGGGGCAGCGGGACCTGAC GGGCCTCCTGGTGTGCCTGGAATGAAAGGAGAAAAG GGTGACAGTGTTCCTGGAGAGCCAGGGCCTCAGGGTTTGTCTGGCTTCCCTGGAAAAAAG GGTGACCCAGGCTCCCCGGGTGCGTCAGGTGCTCCAGGAACGATA gGTGTCAAGGGGGCGAGAGGCTACAAAGGTGTAAAG GGTGAACGTGGCTTGCCCGGAGTCAGAGGAGAACgg GGTAGTACGCTTCAGGTTCAAGGACCTCGTGGATTTAAGGGTGCCAAAGGGGACGCG GGTGAGCGAGGCTCCCCGGGTTTTGATGGCGATAAAGGAGAGAAGGGCGAGGATGGGCCGCCTGGAGTCAag GGCCTGAAGGGGGATGCGGGCATCAAGGGCATGATGGGACGTTTTGGACCTCGGGGACCAGTCGGCCAGAAG GGAGATCCAGGTGAACCAGGCATCAATGGGGCCATG GGTGACAACGGAGTCGATGGAGTGAACGGCGGCAAAGGGGACAAAGGAGACACAGGGCTGCAAGGCCACAGGGGCCAGCAG GGGGGTGCAGGAGGCGTAGGATCACCAGGAGATAAAGGCGTGAAAGGAGAGAAAGGATTCCGGGGAGTCCCGGGACACTTTGGGAATCCCGGCAGTGATGGTGAAAAG GGGGATGGAGGGACACCTGGCACCCCCGGCATACCTGGCCTGAGTGGACTGCCTGGACGGAAG GGAGACAAAGGCAACGCTGGTACCAACGGCATTAATGGTGACCCGGGAGGAAAAGGAATAAAG GGTGCCACCGGTTTCCCAGGCTTCCCAGGGTTCAAGGGCTCAGCCGGTAAACCAGGAAAGGACGGAAACCGAGGACCACCGGGGACCCCAGGCCTCCGTGGGGACACAGGACCCAAG GTTTAG